From a region of the Arachis ipaensis cultivar K30076 chromosome B09, Araip1.1, whole genome shotgun sequence genome:
- the LOC107614665 gene encoding uncharacterized protein LOC107614665 — MPKKPRYNCISNAATEHVAETAESSSEDEDYDPEADEVDSWDDYVDDLYAEEEAVPRNKSNGRKNTDYWNVVVSDDGITRTMSLSVREAIVLPPSRKILLEFNEELQPIGQAAGLLSGFLGNLGDDFQHFPINEDSWKTMDKALKEHAYETIKRTFLYEEDDKGKIKRVMIKRLGKIWKEARNHLFHKVYDEKESFEKMCKQNSQNRSKQLYTHTGGSKTTARLRDEEEKKQQRRISRGEMFIMTHKKRDGSYMNDDARVVGEAIESIESQGETSKEISATDSLAQVLGKEHSGRVRGLGFGPCPSEIIHNTPQSTPRVQIEEYQRELTELKEVAAEQKAEITELKAEKAEDKAKIQIMENLVKYIIQQQGHTLPLEIDAQLKSLGGGAE, encoded by the exons ATGCCTAAGAAACCGCGGTACAACTGTATCTCCAACGCTGCCACTGAACATGTTGCTGAGACTGCCGAAAGTTCTTCGGAGGATGAAGATTATGATCCCGAGGCTGATGAGGTTGACTCATGGGATGATTACGTTGATGACTTATATGCTGAAGAAGAAGCTGTACCCCGGAACAAGTCCAACGGTCGCAAGAATACAGATTATTGGAATGTTGTTGTAAGCG atGATGGCATCACAAGAACGATGAGTTTGAGCGTCAGAGAGGCCATAGTTCTTCCACCTAGCAGAAAAATACTTTTGGAGTTTAATGAAGAGTTGCAACCGATCGGTCAGGCAGCTGGATTATTGAGTGGGTTTCTAGGGAATCTGGGTGATGACTTTCAACATTTTCCCATCAATGAAGACAGTTGGAAGACAATGGACAAAGCTTTAAAGGAACATGCATATGAGACAATTAAG CGCACCTTCCTGTATGAGGAGGATGACAAGGGAAAAATAAAGCGGGTAATGATTAAAAGGTTGGGAAAAATCTGGAAGGAAGCAAGAAACCACTTGTTTCACAAGGTTTACGACGAGAAAGAGAGTTTCGAA AAAATGTGCAAACAAAATTCTCAGAATCGGTCGAAGCAACTATATACACACACTGGGGGCTCTAAGACAACAGCAAGACTAAGGGATGAAGAG GAGAAAAAACAGCAAAGGCGCATCAGTAGAGGAGAGATGTTTATTATGACTCATAAAAAAAGGGATGGCTCATATATGAATGATGATGCGCGTGTTGTTGGA GAAGCGATTGAGAGTATCGAGAGCCAAGGTGAAACCTCGAAGGAGATTTCTGCTACTGATTCACTTGCGCAAGTCCTTGGAAAGGAGCATTCAGGACGAGTTCGGGGGTTAGGTTTTGGACCATGTCCAAGCGAAATTATTCATAATACTCCACAATCGACCCCTAGAGTGCAAATTGAGGAGTATCAGAGAGAGCTTACAGAATTGAAGGAAGTGGCAGCAGAACAAAAGGCGGAGATTACAGAATTGAAGGCAGAAAAAGCAGAAGACAAGGCAAAGATACAGATCATGGAGAACCTGGTGAAATACATCATCCAACAGCAAGGACATACTTTGCCACTTGAAATTGATGCACAGCTTAAGTCATTGGGGGGTGGAGCAGAATAG